CATTTTTCTTACAATTCAATGTTTCAGCTATAACAGTGGTTTTATTGGCAATTAATATCATATTAATATCTTGTTAGACTGCGCATCAATGAAACTTAACATACGTGATTACGTAAATATAATGTATCAGATGTTAAAAAAGTAAGAAACTAATATGGCTGCTTCCATGGTTAGATCATATGTACAATTTAGGTAAGTTTTTCTTCTAAATACACTCATTGTTAAACTCATATTTTGGTTACACGGTGTATATAACATTAACTTTACTTGCAGTACTGTTtcatttaataacaataatacgCAGAACATTAACCATTATCTGTAACTCCAAGCAATAGCCTTCATACATGTAAACTTTGAAATATAATTAGTTTCTCATACATTGTCTGCTACAAAATAATATCTATGTTAAACTCTCAATGAGCGACATGGATGTTTCACTCATGTAATTACATTTATTTCGTTTCAAAATATACTCCATCCTACGAGTACCTGACCGACAGAATTTATTTACAGTTTACTGAAGCAACTTCTAGTGGACAATGTGTGGCGTGAACAAAGCACGAATCATGTTCTACAGACCCTTTGCACATCGCACATTCAACACCAGTGTTACCGTGTGACGCCAGTGTGTTTAAAGAAAAGGAACACCAAAGATAATAAGGTATAATTTCGACATGTTCGTTGTGTGCATTTAGTTCGAGAAAGAAAATAGTAATTTATTTCCAGAGGGTCAGAACGCTATTAAAAGATGAAGACTTAATGAATTTCGAGCCCAAGACATCAACGAAGGTggtgaaaccgatagtggaggTGTGGAACGATATGACAGTGAAAGACCTAGCGGCCTCTGCTCAAAGGGATATCGACGACGTCTTAGACGTGCTTTACATTGTCGATAAAGGAGCAATGTATGAGCAGAATAATGTTCTGCAGGATTTTACTGTGATTAATGAGACTGTTAAGAAACTAGGTGCCAAGGTTAAAACTGTTGCGAGATCGGGCGTGAAGGATTTTAAAATAGCAAAATACAGCGATATAGTAAGAAGGTAATGCAGAGATAATATACCTAAACCATTCACTGCAGCGTAAATTTTGATACCGTATTATGAAATCCAAATAGCCCGCCCGACCCAtcgaaattagtaaaacgacACCCAGTCGTGACAATCATGGGGCACGTCGATCATGGTAAAACTACTTTGCTAGATGCTCTACGTAATACGTCGGTTGTAGAAACAGAATTTGGTGGAATTACGCAACACATAGGTGCCTTCAATGGTTGGTATTAaacctacttttaaaaacagtttatattgggcagtggcggatttaagaaaaaaggcccaggtgacaatcgttctgaggggcccatttttggaggaaaatgaagaggtagtttactaaaaacaggccaagtatagtagtacgaaaaaagtgTAGTAATTGGACACCTATAcctaatcaattttttttggtcatggggccctgcgaGGGTcatctgtgcaggggcctaagTGGCAACTGCttatcagccgccctgttaaatccgccactgatattggaatattattccgaaaggaaccggtagccgatcgagatgaggtttaggGGGAGGACTGGGGAGGGAGAgtggactctaaatctaaaattgtagcttcgggtttttactagtttcagaaatattaataaaaaaatattgttatttttttttgttgaattttttctggacgttggtgcaggcccccctaCCCGGGGACCCTCCCGTCccccaattttttcattttgaaattATGGTTCGCTacaatgctttacgcgccccccgcactgatctacccccaactaatactaatacccgggacaatttggaaagtggaatgcgttgtgtcggtataagtcaacagaaatattgttaagaggagggaccgtggtaaagtgattaaaaagaatcggtaaggtgtaccctttcatgcacaattacccctgtatattttgaacacattaattgccgaagctaaaattttatatttggggtctttccacacacCTCGTAATACATAccgtttcatctcgatcggccaccggctcgtttcggaagtacagccttaTATTTCTCCGGCGACAGCAGCATTAATAACTGTACTAGTTATACATTATAGTGACGTTAAACTCTGAAGACCGAGTAACATTTTTGGACACTCCTGGACACGCTGCTTTTACGTCTATGCGATATAGAGGTGCTCATATGACAGACATCGTAGTACTGGTAGTAGCGGCTGATGATGGTGTTAAGGAGCAAACTTTGCAAAGTATAGAAATGGCGAAAAGTGCAAAAGTTCCAATTATCGTGGCTATCAACAAAATTGATAAACCCGATGCCGACATTGTAATGTTTCTTTAATCTTGAACATAGTAAAAGCGCTAAATTAAAATTGCCGTACTATTGGGTTTGCACATTTCTGCTTTAGAATCGGACCCAGAACATGCTCGCCGAAAATGGTATTGTGGTGGAAGCGCTCGGCGGCGATGTGCAGTGCGTGAACATATCCGCCTTAAAAGGAACTAACTTACAAGAGTTGATAGAAGCCGTTGTTGTACAAGCCGAATTAATGAATCTGAGAGGAGATCCTAAAGGTCTAGTGGAAGGTGTCGCTATTGAATGTGCTAACCATCTTGGTCGTGGAAAATTAGTGACAGCCTTAATTCGACGTGGTACTCTAAGAAAAGGCAACGTTTTAGGTAAAAAGCAACCGTTAATCCTTGCGAAGCAAAATATTTCAATCTAATGTCTGCTCGTGTTCCTCGCTCAATAGTGGCTGGACTAGCTTGGGGGAAAGTAAGAG
This region of Andrena cerasifolii isolate SP2316 chromosome 4, iyAndCera1_principal, whole genome shotgun sequence genomic DNA includes:
- the Mif2 gene encoding mitochondrial translation initiation factor 2 isoform X1, with the translated sequence MAASMVRSYVQFSLLKQLLVDNVWREQSTNHVLQTLCTSHIQHQCYRVTPVCLKKRNTKDNKRVRTLLKDEDLMNFEPKTSTKVVKPIVEVWNDMTVKDLAASAQRDIDDVLDVLYIVDKGAMYEQNNVLQDFTVINETVKKLGAKVKTVARSGVKDFKIAKYSDIVRSPPDPSKLVKRHPVVTIMGHVDHGKTTLLDALRNTSVVETEFGGITQHIGAFNVTLNSEDRVTFLDTPGHAAFTSMRYRGAHMTDIVVLVVAADDGVKEQTLQSIEMAKSAKVPIIVAINKIDKPDADINRTQNMLAENGIVVEALGGDVQCVNISALKGTNLQELIEAVVVQAELMNLRGDPKGLVEGVAIECANHLGRGKLVTALIRRGTLRKGNVLVAGLAWGKVRAMFNDSGCPVVEAKPSEAVQIIGWKDLPSVGSEIFQVENDRELQTVLKFRESQRSDALAKEHGEAAEKRLAEHLTEYKKILAIKREVGMFHPVMKVLYKKKKTRVIEEEEELPEVNVIIKGDVAGSIEAILDIFDTYAQDEMCRLNVVHYGVGAVTETDLELARTFNAIIYRFNVNINHKLEEEANKDGLIIRNYKVIYKLIDDIKEEINSKLPEIDAEEVLGEASIQQEFKIMEGKKKVNVAGCRCTKGVLKKSAMFHLVRGSDTVYTGKLASMRHLKDEVSSVKVNIECGLRLDDPTVSFQPGDVLVCFQPYKTHQKVDWDPGF
- the Mif2 gene encoding mitochondrial translation initiation factor 2 isoform X2 — encoded protein: MSDMDVSLILLKQLLVDNVWREQSTNHVLQTLCTSHIQHQCYRVTPVCLKKRNTKDNKRVRTLLKDEDLMNFEPKTSTKVVKPIVEVWNDMTVKDLAASAQRDIDDVLDVLYIVDKGAMYEQNNVLQDFTVINETVKKLGAKVKTVARSGVKDFKIAKYSDIVRSPPDPSKLVKRHPVVTIMGHVDHGKTTLLDALRNTSVVETEFGGITQHIGAFNVTLNSEDRVTFLDTPGHAAFTSMRYRGAHMTDIVVLVVAADDGVKEQTLQSIEMAKSAKVPIIVAINKIDKPDADINRTQNMLAENGIVVEALGGDVQCVNISALKGTNLQELIEAVVVQAELMNLRGDPKGLVEGVAIECANHLGRGKLVTALIRRGTLRKGNVLVAGLAWGKVRAMFNDSGCPVVEAKPSEAVQIIGWKDLPSVGSEIFQVENDRELQTVLKFRESQRSDALAKEHGEAAEKRLAEHLTEYKKILAIKREVGMFHPVMKVLYKKKKTRVIEEEEELPEVNVIIKGDVAGSIEAILDIFDTYAQDEMCRLNVVHYGVGAVTETDLELARTFNAIIYRFNVNINHKLEEEANKDGLIIRNYKVIYKLIDDIKEEINSKLPEIDAEEVLGEASIQQEFKIMEGKKKVNVAGCRCTKGVLKKSAMFHLVRGSDTVYTGKLASMRHLKDEVSSVKVNIECGLRLDDPTVSFQPGDVLVCFQPYKTHQKVDWDPGF